From the Candidatus Bathyarchaeia archaeon genome, the window GAAATGGAAAGCTAAACAAAAGAATTCATTAGGTGAACTTTGCGAGCGTTCTAGGCTTAGAGCCAGAGGCTACAAGCAGTTCTTCCTCAGATATGCCGAACATTGTTAGAACGGAGACGCTGCTGGAACAATCTGATTATTAATGTGATGACAGCTTCAACGAGCCTTCCAAAATACTTCCTTTTAACTGGCTCTAATTTCAGAACTGATGGAAATTCGTTCTTTCGAGTTGTTATGTTCTGAATCACTTTCTGCGGATCATGTTCATTCTTAACGACTAGGTAGAAGTAGGCTTGAAAGCTGCGTTCGATGATGAGGATGCGTTGGTCTTTGTCGTCGATGCCCCAAATCCAGATCTCAGGCTTGTGCTCCCTTACTTCAGAGTTGACGTCTAAGAGCCAGAACGCTTTCTTCATAAAAGCAGACCTTCCAGCAGTCCCGCTCAACGTATTTTCTTTATCACATTTGAAGGTAAGAGTTTATCCTAGCAAGTAAGAGTAAAGAATTTTAGTGAATCCTGAGAACAAGAGTGTTGCCGCCGACTGATCTTGGCGAGGGCGGGCTCTTGAAAATCCTACAAATGCACCTTAAGAAAGGCTTCGTTAAGATAGTGCCGCAAAGCCTCGATGATCTATGGCATCTATACAACATCGTGTACCCAGGCGACCAAGTCTACGCCCGCACTACCAGGGAAGTTAAAGTCCAAGGAGAGTTCATTCGCCCACAAGAGGGTAGACGAGTCACAGTTTCTTTGGGCATCAATGTTGAAAGTGTTCTTTGGGACAGAAGCCTTAACCGTCTGCGAATTCGCGGAGTCATAATTGACATTCCAGAAGACATTGGTGGCAGGGGCTCTTATCACACCGTGAATGTTGTCGTCGATCAGCCTCTGACCATAACAAAGGCAAAGTGGTTGAAGCATCAGGTTGACCGCTTGGAAAAGGCTAGCCACGTTGAAACTCCTCTTGTCTTACTAGCCTCAATAGACGATGAAGAATACGCGGTTGCTCTTCTTCGCCAATATGGATTAGACGTTAAAGCAGAGAAACATATTCGATTGCCAGGCAAATTGGAGCCTGAAAAACGGGAGGAAGCCTTCAAAGCCTATTTTAAGGATGCCTTAAGTCTGACTCGTAAGGCTTGGGAAAGCATCAAGTGTCCCATAGTTGTTTTGGGACTTGGCTTTGTGAAGAACAGCTTCGTTACCTATGTTAAGGACAAGGACAAGGACATAGCATCTGCCATTGTGGACGTCAAGAGCGTGAACAGCCCTGGTTTAACAGGCATCAACGAGGCGATTCGGTCAGGCGTGTTGACGAAGACCCTGAAGGGCGCCAGGATGGCTGAAGAAACAAAGCATGTTGAAGAAGTGCTGGCACGACTTGGGAAGGGAAAATCGGACGTAACCTACGGACTGGACGAAGTAACCAAGGCAACTCAATACGGCGCAGTTGAGAGACTGTTGATAGCTGACGTTCTGCTTCGTGACTCGCCAGATGAAAAACGACTAGAACTGGAAAAAATAATGCGCGAAGTAGAGGAGAAAGCAGGACAAATTACAGTTGTTAGTACGGAACACGAAGCGGGTCACAAACTAAAAGGACTCGGCGGGGTCGCTGCGCTTCTCAGATATCCAATAAGTGGTTAGACCTTAAGCCGCAAAACTGATTTAGTAGCCAAATAGCCTGAGTCGCCTCCGAACAGCTGGATTCTCATCTGCTAACTGCTTCAGCACCATTTCGTAGGTTTCCGTCGGAGCAAGCTCGCGCTTAATGAAGACTCCTGTTCTGCCCACCTTGTCTCGACGCAGTAATGCGTGTACTCGGTCAAGCACCGTGTCAACTGAAATATCGAGCAGCTTTGCCACCGTTTCCTCTTTGCCAACAATACTATCTTCAATATGTCCTTTTGCTGTAGGTTCAATCAGCACAAGCCGCTTATCGACGCCTTTGACTCGGCTATTGTCTCTGAGCATTTGGAACGTGGCTTGACCGCTAAACTGATACAAGTCGCGTTCTACGGAGCGCAGCTTCATCAATGGAAAAGATATAACGCTTTTCGGGTCGAGTTCAATGTAGCCTTTCGCAGCATAAGAGGGAGTTGCCTGCACAAGAAAACGTCGATTGACTGTTATTCCAACGCGTTCAAGTGCCGATTCGATCACGAATGAACTGGAAGGATCGGAGACGAAGACATCAATATCACTGGTTTCGGAAACGTCGCCTCTCGCAATGCTTCCATGTGTAATGCATGCCAAGTTTGCTTTCTCAATGGGCATCATAATGTCCATAGTCTTTTGCCTCTGTTCGTGAAGCAGTCTCCATCTCTCCTTACCGTAGATCACTTCAACGCGATCAGCACGTTTAACTGGCTTCTTCGCCATGGCTCAGCTTTCACCAGATTTGGCGAGAGTACCATCTAACCATTCTAAATAGGGCTTAAATCCTGCCTCAATCGGCACCGCCACGATTTCAGGCACGTCGTAGCTGTGCGCTTCCTTGACGGCTTTTGAAAGTTTAAGAAAAAGTTTCTGATCCGACTTCATTATCACCAAGAATTCCTTTGCCCTGGCAATCTTACCCTGCCACCAGAAATGAGACTCTGTAGGACCCAGAATATTAGCGCACGCTATTAGATGCTGCTCAAGTAAGGTTTGCACGATTCGCTGTGCTTCGCGTTTTGAAGCGGTAGTCACAAACACTATGATCGGCGCCATTCAGCCTCGACCCTCACCTATTTTCAACACTATGTTTAAGTATTATATCCTTGTTAATTTCTAGAAACGTCAGTTCAAGGAATCAGAAAGGCAATGGCTCTCACGTTGACGCCTGAACTAACATTTCTAGTAGGCGTAGCTGTTTTCTGGACTATTTTGTACATTGTAGCTTACATTTTTCATCTGGACAAACGTGGACTAGAGGTCAAACCGGCTTTCTTCATGTATAGGTCGAAAGCTCTGAACTCATCAATAGACGCACTGGCTAAGAGAGCGCCAAAACTCTGGATCACTCTGTCTAACATGGGCTTAGCCTTCTCTATCGGTCTAATGGCCTACGCCTTCTACTTCCTCATCAACAATCTGCTCAGATTCAGCCAAGAGGGCGACATTGGCTACGTTGCAATACCCATCCCAGGTCTGACTTTGAGCCTCTATTGGCTACCTTTTTTCCTCTTCGCCATAGTGGTGATTATCCTGCCGCATGAACTTGCTCACGGCATAATGGCGCGTGTAGAAAATATCCCAGTGCTGTCCACAGGCGTCGCTGCAATGCTGGTGTTTTTTGGCGCTTTCGTGGAACCTGATGAGAAGGAATTTGAAAAAGCCTCTTTGACCGCTCGGCTACGAATGCTTTCAGCTGGATCATCAACAAACTTGGTGACAGCTTTGCTAACCCTCATGCTGCTGACCGGATTGTTTGCAGCGCCGTCGGGCTTGTTGATTCAAGAGACCATAGCAGATGGACCGGTAGACCGGGCTGGATTGGAAAGATGGGACGTTATTCAAGCTATCAACGGCACGCCGATCGCCACATACGCTGACTTTGCTGGCTACATGAGAGGTGTCAAAGCTGGAGCGAATTTGACTCTTACCGTTCTCAAGGACAACAGAGCCACAGATGTGTTTATCACAACCGCGGCAGACCCAGAGAACAAGAGCCGAGCAATTATTGGATTGAACACTGGATTCGGCGCAAGCTATCAACCAAACAAACTCGGATTGGAACAATACACTGGCGTCAACTTGTACTGGACTCTATTCTGGACATGGGTGTTCGCGTTCAGTGTCGCAGTCTTCAACATGCTACCATTGTATCCATTTGACGGCGAACGAGTCGCGTACTATCCACTTGAACGATTTGTTGGGAAAAGAAAAAAGGAACTGCGTATCGGATTAAGCGCGTTCACACTTGGGCTTTTCGCATTGAACATAATTCTCAGCATATGGCGCTATGGACTGCTAGCGTTCTAGCGAAGGTCATGGCGATTCTGCGATGGCGAGATGCACTTTTTGCAGGCGCAAAGACGCTGTCTACATGCGCGTTTACTCAGGTGAACAACTCTGCGCCAAATGCTTCACAGAATCAATTGAAGCCAAAGTCAAATCGACAATAGCCAAACATAAAATGCTAAACCCAGACGATAGAATCGCAGTGGCGGTCTCAGGTGGAAAGGACAGCGTCACTCTGTTGCACATTCTGGCTAGGTTCGAGAAATTGTTTCCGAAAGCCAGCCTCTGCGCAGTCACAGTGGACGAGGGAATTCGAGGCTATAGAGATGAAGCAATCAAGTTGGCAGTCGATAACTGCCAGAGGCTTGGCGTAGACCACACTCTGACTTCGTTCAAACAGCTGTTCGGCGTTCAACTCGACGAAATAGTTAACTTGCTCAGAGACCGTGGAAGAAGCAACACTGACACGCTTTCACCATGCACCTATTGTGGCGTCTTGAGAAGGCGAGCCTTAAATCTGGCAGCTCGACAAGCGAAGGCGGACAAACTTGCACTTGCGCACAACTTAGACGATGAGGTTCAAACTATATTATTGAATATTATGCACGGCGATGCTCCACGTTTGGCACGGGTTAAACCCGTGTTGGAGAAGTCGAATCCAATGTTTGTGCCACGCGTGAAACCACTTTGCACTGTGCCTGAGAAGGAAATCGCCTTTTACGCGTACCTGAAAAAGATTGACTTCCAAAGCGTGCCCTGCCCCTACGCGCTCACAGCAATGAGAAACGACATAAGATTGATGGTTAACCGCCTTGAGGAGAAGCATGCTGGCACCAAGTTCACTGTGCTAAAGTCTATTGAAAGGATTAGACCCGCCTTGGAGTCC encodes:
- a CDS encoding mRNA surveillance protein pelota is translated as MKILQMHLKKGFVKIVPQSLDDLWHLYNIVYPGDQVYARTTREVKVQGEFIRPQEGRRVTVSLGINVESVLWDRSLNRLRIRGVIIDIPEDIGGRGSYHTVNVVVDQPLTITKAKWLKHQVDRLEKASHVETPLVLLASIDDEEYAVALLRQYGLDVKAEKHIRLPGKLEPEKREEAFKAYFKDALSLTRKAWESIKCPIVVLGLGFVKNSFVTYVKDKDKDIASAIVDVKSVNSPGLTGINEAIRSGVLTKTLKGARMAEETKHVEEVLARLGKGKSDVTYGLDEVTKATQYGAVERLLIADVLLRDSPDEKRLELEKIMREVEEKAGQITVVSTEHEAGHKLKGLGGVAALLRYPISG
- a CDS encoding nucleotidyltransferase domain-containing protein; the encoded protein is MAKKPVKRADRVEVIYGKERWRLLHEQRQKTMDIMMPIEKANLACITHGSIARGDVSETSDIDVFVSDPSSSFVIESALERVGITVNRRFLVQATPSYAAKGYIELDPKSVISFPLMKLRSVERDLYQFSGQATFQMLRDNSRVKGVDKRLVLIEPTAKGHIEDSIVGKEETVAKLLDISVDTVLDRVHALLRRDKVGRTGVFIKRELAPTETYEMVLKQLADENPAVRRRLRLFGY
- the cutA gene encoding divalent-cation tolerance protein CutA is translated as MAPIIVFVTTASKREAQRIVQTLLEQHLIACANILGPTESHFWWQGKIARAKEFLVIMKSDQKLFLKLSKAVKEAHSYDVPEIVAVPIEAGFKPYLEWLDGTLAKSGES
- a CDS encoding site-2 protease family protein; the protein is MALTLTPELTFLVGVAVFWTILYIVAYIFHLDKRGLEVKPAFFMYRSKALNSSIDALAKRAPKLWITLSNMGLAFSIGLMAYAFYFLINNLLRFSQEGDIGYVAIPIPGLTLSLYWLPFFLFAIVVIILPHELAHGIMARVENIPVLSTGVAAMLVFFGAFVEPDEKEFEKASLTARLRMLSAGSSTNLVTALLTLMLLTGLFAAPSGLLIQETIADGPVDRAGLERWDVIQAINGTPIATYADFAGYMRGVKAGANLTLTVLKDNRATDVFITTAADPENKSRAIIGLNTGFGASYQPNKLGLEQYTGVNLYWTLFWTWVFAFSVAVFNMLPLYPFDGERVAYYPLERFVGKRKKELRIGLSAFTLGLFALNIILSIWRYGLLAF
- a CDS encoding TIGR00269 family protein, whose protein sequence is MARCTFCRRKDAVYMRVYSGEQLCAKCFTESIEAKVKSTIAKHKMLNPDDRIAVAVSGGKDSVTLLHILARFEKLFPKASLCAVTVDEGIRGYRDEAIKLAVDNCQRLGVDHTLTSFKQLFGVQLDEIVNLLRDRGRSNTDTLSPCTYCGVLRRRALNLAARQAKADKLALAHNLDDEVQTILLNIMHGDAPRLARVKPVLEKSNPMFVPRVKPLCTVPEKEIAFYAYLKKIDFQSVPCPYALTAMRNDIRLMVNRLEEKHAGTKFTVLKSIERIRPALESYEKAVILHACRVCGEPTVGEICKPCEMLRKIGVR